The Gemmatimonadales bacterium genome includes a region encoding these proteins:
- a CDS encoding glycosyltransferase family 4 protein: MRIAHVVPPGVHPYSGLLTALVHLASALADRKHHVQVWHFGAWSREAMQLGRVLDTAGVERIILPSGPAPFRAPPRLAELVRAQSPQIFHLHGVFNPANYWLARELAVAFVISPHGGYAPGSLAYHTTRKRVFKHFCELPMLRRARVVCALTEAEAEDARAFGIGRPIAVVPNGVTPVPPTLDRASFRAELGMAAAGRLAVYAGRLDVRAKRLDHLVRGLASAPEWTLALLGGDFRSGADHLRAICREAGVAARVHLVEPRRGDDLLEALSAADVFVLLSRSEGMPMGLLEAAACGVPGLVSSEVERAVGQVARRAGWLVEPTRVGEALRALALEVPEEWIRRRQAAAEWAGEYRWPVIAERMEQVYASALVPPPLRAVPAAGHTC, translated from the coding sequence ATGCGTATCGCACATGTGGTGCCTCCTGGGGTGCATCCGTATTCCGGGCTCCTGACCGCGCTGGTGCACCTGGCCTCGGCACTGGCCGACAGAAAGCATCATGTCCAGGTATGGCACTTCGGCGCCTGGTCTCGCGAAGCGATGCAGCTGGGCCGGGTGCTCGACACGGCGGGCGTGGAGCGAATCATTCTCCCCTCCGGCCCCGCCCCCTTTCGAGCACCTCCGCGGTTAGCTGAGCTGGTCAGGGCGCAGAGCCCGCAGATTTTCCATCTTCACGGCGTATTCAATCCGGCTAATTATTGGCTCGCCCGTGAGCTGGCTGTCGCGTTCGTGATTTCTCCGCACGGGGGCTATGCTCCTGGCTCCCTGGCGTACCACACTACCAGAAAGCGGGTCTTCAAACATTTTTGTGAGTTGCCCATGCTCCGCCGAGCGCGGGTGGTGTGCGCGCTCACCGAGGCGGAGGCAGAGGACGCTCGCGCCTTCGGGATCGGGCGACCGATAGCTGTCGTCCCGAACGGTGTGACGCCGGTGCCTCCGACGCTCGACCGAGCCTCCTTCAGAGCCGAGCTGGGGATGGCGGCCGCCGGCCGTCTTGCCGTTTATGCCGGTCGACTCGACGTGCGCGCGAAGCGCCTGGACCACCTGGTGCGGGGGTTGGCCTCGGCACCAGAGTGGACTCTTGCTCTCCTCGGAGGAGATTTCCGATCCGGCGCCGACCACCTTCGGGCGATCTGCCGGGAGGCCGGCGTGGCCGCTCGGGTGCATCTGGTCGAACCGCGGCGAGGAGACGACCTCTTGGAGGCGCTCTCGGCCGCCGACGTCTTCGTCCTCCTCTCCCGCTCGGAGGGTATGCCGATGGGATTGCTGGAGGCAGCCGCTTGCGGCGTCCCGGGCTTGGTGAGCTCCGAGGTGGAGCGAGCGGTGGGTCAGGTCGCCAGGAGAGCCGGGTGGCTGGTCGAGCCGACCAGAGTCGGTGAGGCGCTGCGGGCGTTAGCCTTAGAGGTGCCTGAGGAGTGGATACGTCGCCGGCAGGCGGCGGCTGAGTGGGCGGGTGAGTATCGTTGGCCAGTTATCGCCGAGCGCATGGAGCAGGTCTACGCCTCTGCCCTCGTTCCCCCGCCGCTGCGAGCTGTGCCTGCCGCAGGGCATACGTGCTGA
- a CDS encoding WecB/TagA/CpsF family glycosyltransferase: MRPGTVGQAGSAQRVNILGVLVSPVGMNQALRTIEGWIETSERQYVTVSGVHGLMESQRDEALRAIHNAAGMVTPDGMPLVWLSRLKGHPGVQRVYGPDLMLACCQRSVRRGYAHYLYGGGPGVPERLADRLRARVPGLKIVGCYSPPFRPLTPGEDAVVVREINEANPDIVWVGLSTPKQERWMATHRESIGAAVLIGVGAAFDFHAGLKRQAPYWMQRSGLEWLFRLLAEPRRLWRRYLVNNPLFLWYLLRQAIDPERFSVPRSPNGSNESGRADQAY, encoded by the coding sequence GTGCGTCCAGGAACAGTGGGGCAGGCCGGATCGGCGCAGAGGGTCAACATCCTCGGCGTGCTGGTGAGCCCGGTAGGCATGAACCAGGCGCTGCGCACCATCGAGGGCTGGATCGAAACGAGCGAACGCCAGTATGTGACCGTCAGCGGCGTCCACGGCCTCATGGAGAGTCAGCGGGACGAGGCCCTCCGGGCCATCCACAACGCGGCGGGCATGGTGACACCGGACGGAATGCCCTTGGTCTGGCTCAGCCGGCTCAAGGGCCACCCCGGCGTCCAACGGGTCTATGGCCCCGATCTCATGCTCGCCTGCTGCCAGCGATCGGTCCGCCGGGGCTACGCGCACTATCTCTATGGTGGTGGTCCGGGAGTTCCGGAGCGCCTGGCCGACCGTCTGCGAGCTCGAGTACCGGGCCTCAAAATCGTGGGGTGCTACTCGCCGCCGTTCCGACCGCTCACTCCGGGCGAGGACGCGGTCGTCGTTCGGGAGATCAACGAGGCGAACCCCGACATCGTGTGGGTGGGTCTCAGCACCCCGAAGCAGGAACGCTGGATGGCGACGCACCGGGAGTCGATCGGGGCGGCCGTGCTGATCGGGGTGGGTGCGGCGTTTGATTTTCATGCCGGCCTCAAGCGGCAGGCGCCCTATTGGATGCAGCGGAGCGGGCTCGAGTGGCTGTTTCGCCTGCTGGCCGAGCCACGGCGGCTCTGGCGCCGTTATCTGGTAAATAACCCACTGTTTCTGTGGTACCTGCTTCGGCAGGCGATCGACCCGGAACGATTTTCCGTGCCGCGTTCCCCCAATGGCTCCAATGAATCGGGCCGGGCGGACCAAGCTTACTAG
- a CDS encoding NAD-dependent epimerase/dehydratase family protein — protein MLITILGAGGFIGSHLVEHLLARGEHQVVGVDLTPEKLEGIEGAAFRFHQGDVRRSPELLEEVIRSSDQVVDLIAYANPSIYVTAPLEVFELNFLQNLEIAKLCIKHRKRLIQYSSAEVYGKSSAGEAYSEDRTNFEYGPVQKQRWIYAAGKGLLERVLYAYGMAGDLEYTIVRPFNFIGSRLDYLVPANAMGGPRVFPHFMSALLERGPIRLVDGGHVHRSFTHIVDANGAFQTLLDHPAATRNQIYNVGNPQNNVTIRQFAVLMCEIYEELTGERCPSEMVEITGEEFYGPGYEDSDRLPPDIRRLLALGWKPRRDLRWTLRDAMSHYLAPRMPAARRELPAAV, from the coding sequence ATGCTGATCACCATTCTCGGGGCCGGGGGGTTCATTGGCTCTCATCTTGTGGAGCACCTCTTGGCGCGTGGCGAACACCAGGTGGTCGGGGTCGACCTGACCCCGGAGAAGCTCGAGGGCATCGAAGGGGCGGCCTTCCGCTTCCACCAGGGGGACGTGCGGCGCTCGCCCGAGCTCCTGGAGGAGGTCATCCGGTCATCCGATCAGGTGGTGGACCTCATCGCGTATGCGAACCCCAGCATCTACGTCACCGCGCCGCTCGAGGTATTCGAGCTCAATTTCCTGCAGAATCTGGAGATCGCCAAGCTCTGCATCAAGCACCGCAAGCGACTGATTCAGTATTCCTCCGCGGAGGTATATGGGAAGTCGAGCGCGGGGGAGGCCTACTCCGAGGACCGGACCAACTTCGAGTATGGTCCGGTACAGAAGCAGCGCTGGATCTACGCGGCGGGGAAGGGCCTGCTGGAACGGGTTCTGTACGCGTACGGCATGGCCGGCGACCTGGAGTACACCATCGTCCGGCCGTTCAATTTCATCGGCAGTCGACTGGATTACCTGGTGCCCGCCAACGCGATGGGCGGCCCGCGGGTGTTCCCCCACTTCATGTCGGCGCTGCTGGAGCGTGGCCCGATTCGCCTGGTGGACGGGGGACACGTGCATCGCTCCTTTACCCACATTGTGGACGCCAACGGGGCCTTCCAGACGTTGCTGGATCACCCAGCCGCCACCCGCAATCAGATCTACAATGTAGGGAACCCACAGAACAACGTGACCATCCGGCAATTTGCCGTGCTCATGTGCGAGATCTACGAGGAGCTGACCGGGGAGCGCTGCCCCTCCGAAATGGTCGAGATTACGGGCGAGGAATTCTACGGACCGGGATACGAGGACAGCGACCGGTTGCCGCCAGACATCAGGCGGTTGCTGGCGCTCGGGTGGAAGCCGCGTCGCGACCTGCGCTGGACGCTCCGGGACGCTATGAGCCATTACCTCGCTCCCCGAATGCCTGCCGCCCGCCGCGAGCTGCCGGCGGCAGTGTAA
- a CDS encoding glycosyltransferase, with protein sequence MLSVIVPTYNRRASVIRLLEALGRQRQITDALEILVMVDGSSDDTVDVVRSRTWPFDVRVIEQPRQGQAAARNRGAGAARGDVLVFLDDDMVPQPTFLHELLTTLDDGVDCVIPALEIGDWVPDHLLAREFGFWNREAARPMPHDPVRFEQVLFSANAIRRSWFEQMGGFDESFTAGGAYGNEDIELGHRLLKAGAVFRHQPRARAQTEPLLDAALVLRRERDVARNDVRLVAKHRELGSEVFGHRLRESRIHRLVAPALLAAPWLAILTAPVRHALLFGIRRGLVGRLPYRIWFALRAVDYWQGVAACGGRSLVKATTGTHA encoded by the coding sequence GTGCTGAGCGTCATCGTTCCCACCTACAATCGCCGGGCCTCCGTGATTCGCCTGCTGGAGGCGCTAGGACGCCAACGGCAGATCACCGACGCGCTCGAAATTCTGGTGATGGTCGACGGATCCTCCGACGATACGGTCGACGTGGTCCGGAGCCGAACCTGGCCCTTCGACGTCCGGGTGATCGAGCAGCCCCGGCAAGGCCAGGCTGCCGCGAGGAACCGGGGTGCCGGTGCGGCGCGAGGAGACGTTCTGGTGTTCCTGGACGATGACATGGTGCCGCAACCGACATTTCTCCATGAGCTCCTTACGACGCTCGACGACGGGGTCGACTGCGTGATCCCAGCTCTGGAGATCGGGGACTGGGTCCCCGACCATCTCCTCGCCCGGGAGTTCGGGTTTTGGAACCGGGAGGCCGCCCGCCCGATGCCGCACGACCCGGTCCGCTTCGAACAGGTGTTGTTTTCCGCCAATGCAATTCGGCGGAGCTGGTTCGAGCAGATGGGTGGATTCGACGAGTCCTTCACTGCGGGGGGCGCGTATGGGAACGAAGACATCGAGCTTGGGCATCGGCTGCTCAAGGCAGGTGCCGTGTTTCGTCACCAACCGCGCGCACGCGCGCAAACCGAGCCCCTTCTCGACGCCGCACTTGTGCTTCGACGCGAGCGCGACGTGGCCAGGAACGACGTACGCCTGGTCGCCAAGCACCGTGAGCTCGGGAGCGAGGTGTTCGGGCACCGCCTTCGAGAGTCCCGGATCCATCGCCTGGTCGCCCCCGCCCTGCTGGCCGCGCCTTGGCTCGCGATTCTCACCGCGCCGGTTCGCCACGCGCTGCTCTTCGGCATTCGCCGGGGTCTGGTGGGGAGACTGCCATATCGCATCTGGTTCGCCCTGAGAGCCGTGGATTACTGGCAGGGTGTCGCTGCCTGCGGAGGGCGGTCCCTGGTCAAGGCAACAACCGGCACGCATGCCTGA
- a CDS encoding polysaccharide biosynthesis/export family protein, whose protein sequence is MAVTLLVRTPLSVPIAQAQTPPAPAQQVKDTGTSLRPGDIVRLRIWREPDLSGDFPVNESGQIAFPKIGATNVTNIGADSLKHLLVSSYSTYLRDPAIEVILLRRITILGAVRNPGLYPVDMTMTVSDAMALAGGASSDGRADRVELRRAGQKVTVDLSAQTRLGATPVRSGDQLYFPQRSWISRNPGVVAGTLTALTGLVISLIAR, encoded by the coding sequence TTGGCAGTCACATTGCTGGTCAGAACGCCGCTCAGCGTGCCCATCGCTCAAGCCCAGACGCCGCCCGCTCCGGCCCAGCAGGTCAAGGACACCGGGACTTCGCTGCGGCCGGGCGACATCGTCCGGCTGCGGATCTGGCGTGAGCCAGACCTTTCGGGCGACTTCCCCGTTAATGAGTCGGGCCAGATCGCGTTCCCCAAGATTGGCGCGACCAACGTCACCAATATCGGTGCGGATTCCCTCAAGCACCTGCTGGTGAGTTCGTACTCCACGTACCTGCGCGATCCCGCCATCGAGGTCATTCTGCTCCGGCGGATCACCATTCTGGGCGCGGTGCGCAATCCAGGCCTTTACCCGGTGGACATGACCATGACCGTCTCCGACGCCATGGCCTTAGCCGGCGGTGCCTCATCCGACGGCCGGGCCGATCGGGTGGAGCTTCGACGAGCCGGGCAAAAGGTCACCGTCGATCTCTCAGCCCAGACCCGACTAGGTGCAACGCCGGTGCGCTCCGGCGACCAGCTGTACTTTCCCCAGCGGAGCTGGATCAGCCGAAACCCCGGCGTGGTCGCGGGCACCCTGACCGCCTTGACCGGGCTCGTCATCAGCCTGATAGCCCGTTGA
- a CDS encoding NAD-dependent epimerase/dehydratase family protein, whose protein sequence is MLVTGAGGFIGHHLVKYLKSRGYWVRGVDLKYPEFESTGADEFLQLDLRRWEGALSATEQVSDVYNLAANMGGIGFIEHNKAVIMHDNVLINIHMIEAARTRGVERYLYTSSACIYPGYRQDSPQVVPLKEEDAYPADPEDGYGWEKLFSERQCRHYQEDFGLETRVVRFHNIFGPLGTYDGGREKSPAAICRKIAMAEDGDEIEVWGDGLQTRSYCYIDDCVEGIYRLMNSDHRLPLNLGQDRLITINDLVEMVASIAGKQIRRRHNLTAPQGVRGRNSDNSRLREVLGWEPQISLEQGLERTYHWIERRVRAPSEASREPAVGAVSAASH, encoded by the coding sequence GTGCTCGTCACCGGGGCCGGAGGGTTCATCGGCCATCATCTGGTGAAGTACCTCAAGAGCCGCGGGTACTGGGTACGTGGAGTTGACCTGAAGTACCCCGAGTTCGAGAGCACCGGCGCCGACGAATTCCTCCAGCTGGATCTGCGGCGCTGGGAAGGCGCGCTGAGCGCGACGGAGCAGGTCAGTGACGTCTACAACCTCGCTGCCAACATGGGCGGCATCGGGTTCATTGAGCACAACAAGGCCGTGATCATGCACGACAACGTGCTGATCAACATCCACATGATCGAAGCGGCCCGAACCCGAGGGGTCGAGCGCTACCTCTACACGTCGTCGGCCTGCATCTACCCGGGGTATCGCCAGGATTCCCCTCAGGTCGTGCCTCTGAAAGAGGAGGACGCCTATCCCGCCGATCCAGAAGATGGCTACGGATGGGAGAAGCTCTTCTCCGAGCGGCAGTGCCGCCATTATCAGGAGGACTTTGGCTTGGAGACCCGGGTAGTCCGGTTCCACAATATCTTCGGCCCGCTGGGGACATACGACGGCGGCCGAGAAAAGTCGCCGGCGGCGATCTGCCGCAAGATCGCCATGGCGGAAGACGGTGATGAGATCGAGGTCTGGGGCGACGGTCTGCAGACTCGCTCCTATTGCTACATTGACGACTGTGTCGAGGGGATTTATCGCCTGATGAACTCGGACCATCGCCTGCCACTCAATCTCGGCCAGGACCGCCTGATCACGATCAATGATCTGGTGGAGATGGTGGCCTCGATCGCGGGCAAGCAGATCCGCCGACGGCACAACCTTACAGCGCCGCAAGGAGTCCGGGGCCGCAACAGCGATAATTCCCGGCTCCGCGAGGTGCTGGGGTGGGAACCGCAGATCTCGCTGGAGCAGGGGTTGGAGCGGACCTACCATTGGATCGAACGTCGCGTTCGTGCGCCCTCCGAGGCGTCGAGGGAACCGGCGGTGGGTGCGGTCAGCGCTGCGAGCCACTGA
- a CDS encoding polysaccharide biosynthesis tyrosine autokinase, translating to MIEPADDPKLPQMGQLWGMLIRQRWIILAMVACTIAATAFFSYWQTPVYQASVALRIQDKQPNLPEVFRDLTRGSDIATEMEVLNSRAVIEDAAQRLGLRFQLTSPRRVRQGELVTQVEVSDSASPGTYRFLRLADGRFAVTDDSSGARLTVLKPGQVGEFAGVRLILTPEAAKEREIVAEVQDAATMSASVRAALSVSQPSRDANIVQVQYEGTDPEIVRRLVNVMANRYIARRQDAFKAEARSSATFLREQVDRVGQQLAAVEDSFRSFRERAQVIDPAVEASSEVSRLIAKEAERSSLESERQALAQSLEQLNHEAAEQKPGSPSPYRQLLAFPTLLRSQTVSELLTTLTTVENERTTLLTRRTEQDPDVRVLSDRIRELEGQLRGLAVTYLSGLTNQVSSLDTALGAFNRELDAIPRKQVQYARLQRKSKGLEDAYNMLQTRLKEAEIAQAIDDPSVQVVDTALTPDEPSRPNPELNMIGGLCVGLLLGVAGGLLREHLDRSVHTRRDVMSATGLPVMGLIPRLSRESGERLALITEKHSALPRRSVASPAAEGRRRSFTFLQVGPTTAGPAQSGASTGGPLVSSRKVRFTLSGSGTPASEAYGILQTNIAFARSNVEVKTLVLTSPLSGDGKSTCAVNLALTLAHRGLKTLIIDGDLRRGVVHTAFNAPKQPGLTDVLHGTVELSAAIRQVEVGDHGAVLDYLTAGTPPPNPSGVVESAPMRALLEQVACQYDRILIDSPPVNIVTDAALLGASVDGVLLVARAGVTDSAALAYAMEQLRHVGAPVLGVVLNDIDFRRDAAYDGAYRYYNHNEYVSPTAPT from the coding sequence ATGATCGAGCCGGCTGACGATCCCAAGCTGCCCCAGATGGGGCAGCTCTGGGGCATGCTCATCCGTCAGCGGTGGATCATCTTGGCCATGGTGGCGTGCACCATTGCCGCGACGGCGTTCTTCTCGTATTGGCAGACGCCGGTTTATCAGGCCTCCGTGGCCCTGCGCATTCAGGATAAGCAGCCCAACCTTCCGGAGGTCTTCCGAGACCTGACGCGCGGCAGCGATATCGCCACCGAAATGGAAGTGCTCAACAGCCGGGCCGTGATCGAGGATGCCGCGCAGCGACTCGGCTTGCGATTCCAGCTCACCTCCCCGAGGCGAGTGCGGCAAGGCGAGCTGGTCACGCAGGTGGAAGTTTCCGATAGCGCATCCCCCGGGACTTACCGATTCTTGCGGCTGGCGGATGGCCGCTTCGCGGTCACCGATGACTCCAGCGGAGCCAGGCTGACTGTGCTCAAACCCGGCCAGGTGGGAGAGTTTGCCGGCGTCCGGCTGATTCTCACGCCGGAGGCGGCGAAGGAGCGTGAGATCGTGGCCGAGGTGCAGGACGCTGCCACGATGTCGGCCTCGGTACGGGCTGCCCTGTCGGTTTCACAGCCATCTCGAGACGCCAACATCGTGCAGGTGCAGTACGAAGGTACCGACCCGGAGATCGTGCGTCGGCTCGTCAACGTGATGGCGAACCGCTACATCGCCCGGCGGCAAGACGCCTTCAAGGCCGAAGCGCGCAGTTCCGCCACGTTCCTGCGTGAGCAAGTGGACCGAGTAGGCCAGCAGTTGGCGGCGGTGGAGGACAGCTTTCGCAGCTTTCGGGAGCGGGCCCAGGTCATCGACCCCGCGGTCGAAGCGAGCAGTGAAGTGAGCCGGCTGATCGCCAAGGAGGCGGAGCGCAGCAGCCTGGAGTCCGAACGGCAGGCCCTTGCCCAGAGTCTGGAACAGCTCAACCACGAGGCCGCTGAACAGAAGCCTGGATCCCCCAGTCCCTACCGGCAGCTATTGGCGTTCCCGACTTTGCTGCGCAGTCAGACGGTTTCCGAGTTGCTCACCACCTTGACCACGGTGGAGAACGAACGCACCACCCTGCTGACACGCCGAACAGAGCAGGACCCGGATGTACGCGTGCTGAGCGACCGGATCAGAGAGCTCGAGGGTCAATTGCGTGGGCTGGCGGTCACCTATCTCAGTGGACTCACCAATCAGGTGAGCTCGCTCGACACGGCGCTCGGCGCCTTCAACCGGGAACTCGACGCCATTCCGCGCAAGCAGGTTCAGTACGCCCGGCTTCAGAGGAAATCCAAGGGTCTGGAGGACGCGTATAATATGCTCCAGACCCGTCTCAAGGAGGCGGAGATCGCCCAGGCGATCGACGATCCGAGCGTGCAGGTCGTGGATACTGCCCTCACCCCTGACGAGCCTAGCCGCCCCAATCCTGAGCTGAACATGATAGGCGGGCTCTGCGTGGGACTGCTGCTCGGGGTCGCGGGTGGCCTCTTGCGGGAACACCTCGACCGCTCGGTGCACACCCGGCGGGACGTGATGTCGGCGACGGGCCTTCCAGTTATGGGCCTGATTCCCCGCTTGTCCCGTGAAAGCGGTGAACGACTGGCGTTGATCACGGAAAAACACAGCGCGTTGCCACGTCGATCGGTGGCCTCCCCGGCAGCAGAGGGGCGGCGCCGTAGCTTCACCTTCCTGCAGGTCGGCCCCACTACGGCGGGCCCCGCCCAATCCGGCGCCTCGACCGGCGGGCCACTCGTGTCGTCGCGGAAGGTGCGATTCACGCTGTCCGGGAGCGGCACTCCCGCGTCAGAGGCCTACGGCATTCTGCAGACCAACATTGCCTTTGCACGCAGCAACGTCGAAGTAAAGACCCTGGTACTGACCAGTCCGCTGTCCGGGGACGGCAAATCGACCTGTGCAGTGAACCTGGCGCTGACACTGGCGCACCGCGGTCTCAAGACGCTCATTATCGACGGCGATCTCCGTCGGGGCGTGGTGCATACCGCGTTCAACGCGCCCAAGCAGCCGGGGCTTACCGACGTCTTACACGGTACTGTGGAGCTGTCTGCGGCCATCCGGCAGGTAGAGGTCGGCGATCACGGCGCCGTGCTTGATTATCTGACGGCGGGCACCCCACCGCCGAATCCCTCGGGGGTGGTCGAATCCGCTCCTATGCGGGCGCTGCTCGAGCAGGTCGCGTGTCAGTACGATCGCATCCTCATCGACTCACCCCCGGTGAACATCGTCACCGATGCTGCGCTCCTCGGCGCCTCGGTGGATGGGGTGCTTCTGGTCGCCCGTGCTGGAGTGACGGACTCGGCTGCGCTGGCGTACGCGATGGAGCAGCTTCGCCACGTGGGGGCACCCGTGCTCGGGGTAGTGCTGAACGATATCGATTTCCGACGGGACGCGGCGTACGACGGCGCCTACCGATACTACAACCACAACGAGTACGTCAGCCCGACTGCCCCAACATGA
- a CDS encoding glycosyltransferase: MPDPVLSIVVPTHQRRDQVLRLLQALGEQSMDPAAFEVVVVADGCSDGTARAVRETRLPYAVRVIEQRQQGQGAARNHGVAESSGSQLIFFDDDVVPDAQFLRSLSRSFAEGADVVLPFVRVAPWVPESLLAREQREWDAEVVAAMAQDRPTMDHIHFIATGMTRACFEAVGGFDGSFTAEGAWGKEDTELGYRLLRGGYRICCRPELVVDSDCVVDPVVALRRARSLGANDVRFARKHPDVAMALIRDGLCRRRIPRTVGALVLRRPQAVRWLAPLRQAVIAAINRGWTGAVLYRLWIGVWTAEWWLGLVEAGGKDLGLQGLRR; the protein is encoded by the coding sequence ATGCCTGACCCCGTCCTCAGCATCGTCGTCCCGACCCATCAACGCCGCGATCAGGTGCTGCGGCTCTTGCAAGCCCTGGGCGAGCAGAGCATGGATCCCGCAGCCTTCGAAGTGGTCGTGGTGGCTGATGGCTGCAGCGACGGCACCGCTCGGGCCGTGCGGGAGACCCGACTGCCGTATGCCGTCCGGGTCATCGAGCAGCGACAGCAAGGCCAGGGCGCAGCCCGGAATCACGGGGTGGCGGAGAGCAGCGGTAGCCAGCTGATCTTCTTCGATGATGACGTGGTGCCGGATGCCCAATTTCTGCGCAGCCTCAGCCGGTCGTTCGCCGAGGGGGCCGATGTCGTCCTCCCGTTCGTCCGCGTCGCTCCGTGGGTGCCGGAGAGTCTCCTCGCGCGCGAGCAGCGGGAATGGGACGCGGAGGTCGTGGCGGCCATGGCTCAGGACCGTCCGACGATGGACCACATCCATTTCATCGCTACGGGCATGACCCGGGCCTGCTTCGAGGCGGTCGGGGGTTTCGATGGGTCGTTCACGGCCGAGGGCGCCTGGGGAAAGGAAGATACGGAGCTGGGTTATCGCCTGCTGCGGGGGGGATACCGGATCTGTTGTCGACCTGAGCTGGTGGTGGACAGCGACTGCGTGGTGGATCCCGTCGTGGCGCTCCGGCGGGCCCGGTCGCTGGGTGCCAACGACGTCCGTTTCGCCCGCAAGCACCCGGACGTCGCCATGGCGCTGATCCGAGACGGGCTTTGTCGGCGGCGCATTCCGCGGACGGTAGGGGCGCTAGTGTTGAGGCGGCCGCAGGCAGTGCGATGGCTCGCCCCACTCCGCCAGGCGGTCATCGCCGCTATCAACCGGGGCTGGACCGGCGCCGTACTTTACCGGCTCTGGATCGGCGTGTGGACGGCCGAGTGGTGGCTGGGGCTGGTGGAGGCTGGGGGCAAGGATTTGGGCCTGCAGGGTCTCCGCCGGTGA